A region of the Patescibacteria group bacterium genome:
CATACGCGAATAGTCTTCTTGAAATCTTTTGGTTGGTTGACCAACCGCGCGTAGAAGTTTATTTTTAATATCTTTTAAGCCGTTGAAAGGATCAACTAGTTTATGTTGAATTAAATCCCAAGCCATAGCATTAATAGTAAAATCACGTCGCGATAAATCTTTTTCAATGGGTAAGTTGGGATCTGTCTGAATATTAAAATCTTTGCGTCCGCCCATAGAGTTAAGATTAACATAATCGGTGCGTGGCAGAGCAATATCAATGGTGTGATTTATTTTAGAGTTTTGAGGTTTAAATTTAATTACACCAAAACGACTACCAACTAAATTAGTTTTACCTTGGGTCGCCAAATATTGAATTAAATTTTTAATTTTAATTTGTCGAACGATTAGATCATAATCTTTAGATGAGCGATTTAAAAGTTGATCACGCACAATACCACCAACTAAAAAAATCTCGCTTTTAGGAAATTCTTTTTTTAAACTTGATACAAATTTTAGCTCTTCAGCTTTTTCTAGCTGAATTAATTTTTGTTCAATTTTTTTTTGAGTTAATTCCATTTTAGATTAATTTTGGTGGACCTAGGCAGAATCGAACTGCCGTTTCCACAATGTCCCGATAGCTCTGGTGGACCTAGGCAGAATCGAACTGCCGCTTCCACAATGCGAATGTGGTGTCATACCACTAGACTATAGGCCCAGGCCCACCAGAGCTATCGAGGATCCTCGATTTATATTAAATTTTAAAATGTTTTATCAATTTTTCAATAGCACTTCTTTTTTTCCAGGATTTTATTTGTTTTTCCCTTTTTCGAGCGTCTTTAAGATCGTCAAAATTTTCATAATAGAGAATGATCCATGGTTTATAGCGTTTTGTTGATTTAACCAAACCCTTGTTATGTTGTTTTAATCTTATCGCAGTATTTTTACAACAGCCAATATAATAAGAATTATTTTTTTGAGATTTTAAAATATAAGTAGAAAACATTTTAAAATTTAATAAATCGGGACGAATGTGGCGTCGTACCACTAGACCATAGGCCCTGGTACCCTTGGCAGGAATTGAACCTGCATTTAATCCTTAGGAGGGATTCGTTCTATCCGTTGAACTACAAGGGCTTAAATATTTTTTAAATAGTAGCTTTAATTTTTTAAAAATATAAATTATATTTTCTTTATTATCCAATCAATATCTTCTTTGGCTTTTTTAATATTTCTCATTCCTTGACCAACTGGATAATATACTGGGAACACTTTTATTTTAATTCCATTTACATCAATTAATTCGTATTTCTTTCTATATTCAGAAACTTTGATATTTTTATCCAACAAAATCGAACTTACTTGATTACCGAAAGTTATTATAACTTTTGGATTTACACAACTAATTTCATTATTAAAAAAAGCCAAATATTTTTTAAAAACATCATTTTTGAGAGGCCTCGCATCAATCTGAGTAGCTTTTGATAAATTTGTTATATATATTGAGTTCTCTTTTACTTTTTTGTAAACTTTTTCTGAAAATTGATAATCCCAATCGTTCGGTTTTTTTGAATTAATCTCATCAAAGAAATCCTC
Encoded here:
- a CDS encoding uracil-DNA glycosylase family protein yields the protein MQVTNLIKAFDKLQSIYGDKNLDAVYGAGEIDNPKLCLVFMNPTGRNVSSNKNWKGLKAPWIGTKNVWKIFYQLGLFDEDFFDEINSKKPNDWDYQFSEKVYKKVKENSIYITNLSKATQIDARPLKNDVFKKYLAFFNNEISCVNPKVIITFGNQVSSILLDKNIKVSEYRKKYELIDVNGIKIKVFPVYYPVGQGMRNIKKAKEDIDWIIKKI
- a CDS encoding GIY-YIG nuclease family protein gives rise to the protein MFSTYILKSQKNNSYYIGCCKNTAIRLKQHNKGLVKSTKRYKPWIILYYENFDDLKDARKREKQIKSWKKRSAIEKLIKHFKI